One stretch of Thermanaerosceptrum fracticalcis DNA includes these proteins:
- a CDS encoding type II toxin-antitoxin system Phd/YefM family antitoxin gives MIIKSSTTLRNDYNTIAKLAHEKGEPIYITRNGKGDLVVMSIAAFERREVMLDLREKLLFAEQQRLAGELTISLDEAHKRLKGKINEKV, from the coding sequence ATGATTATAAAGTCATCCACAACTCTTCGTAACGATTACAATACTATTGCAAAGCTCGCTCATGAGAAAGGCGAACCGATATACATCACCCGAAACGGTAAGGGGGATCTTGTTGTGATGAGCATTGCAGCCTTTGAACGCCGGGAAGTCATGCTTGACTTACGTGAAAAATTATTGTTTGCTGAACAACAGCGTCTTGCTGGTGAACTGACAATCTCGCTAGATGAAGCACATAAGCGCCTAAAGGGAAAAATCAATGAAAAAGTATGA
- a CDS encoding carbohydrate-binding protein: MARKTMATENNKTRTSTVERGVSVEPMPVTAEDTITISYNGLLAQSGAAQVYAHIGYGSNENWSNVEDIPMSRAKDSWTCDVNSLDSQLNFCFHDGANNWDNNYGHNWSINIHDGEKSI; this comes from the coding sequence GTGGCACGAAAAACCATGGCAACCGAAAATAATAAAACGCGGACCAGTACAGTGGAAAGGGGTGTAAGTGTTGAACCCATGCCAGTCACAGCCGAAGACACCATCACCATCAGTTACAACGGCTTACTGGCCCAAAGCGGTGCGGCGCAAGTTTACGCCCATATCGGTTACGGGAGCAACGAGAACTGGTCCAATGTAGAAGATATCCCCATGAGCCGTGCAAAAGATAGCTGGACCTGTGATGTGAACTCCCTTGATTCCCAGTTAAATTTCTGTTTCCATGACGGCGCCAATAACTGGGATAATAATTACGGCCACAACTGGAGCATCAACATTCATGACGGGGAAAAGTCAATATAA
- a CDS encoding transposase, translated as MKKLCKPTFEKKDHGQGAGIPVLKTIWDLFDLSLLFSQSGIRKHSGIPAWLLAFAYICGLVNHSSSANQNAKFSTEAPFLQQLLSGQIISQSAFSRFLSKPFQWLRFSLGRFARLQENTDSRLTDGDIIALDDTKIEHPHGKKIPFLCWLFDSSDKRHVWCINLVSTLAILKNGLEYPMLWRFWVKTGQENEKQSKLDLAKQMLAEARQLNKARLWVAMDRWFLCKKFLNWLMGQNFDWVTKAKRNTALFRKIYDPVLGKERYIKLNPKQLLREVYSQLRVLGKESVLSIPDIYIKMPYETLTRKGKPITRQRFLPIAAIAATYEKQAVEGSIVLPEEECPATFKDAYLLISNRVDTPEEAATAYVKRWRIEVFYRTAKQNLGLTSCYAQSETAHFAHVELLFTAKTLLCYASWECNKEGAEQAPSLCEVIRYFFNAGCRIRCCEQLIQVYFDTATQRFSRLIDKFWPHSLELRLWDWENYPETA; from the coding sequence ATGAAGAAACTGTGTAAACCAACTTTCGAAAAAAAGGATCACGGTCAAGGTGCCGGAATCCCGGTACTCAAGACAATTTGGGATTTATTTGACCTGTCTCTGCTGTTTTCCCAGTCCGGAATACGCAAACACTCCGGAATTCCAGCGTGGCTCCTGGCTTTTGCCTACATCTGCGGCCTTGTTAATCATTCAAGTTCTGCAAATCAAAATGCTAAGTTTTCAACGGAAGCTCCATTTTTACAACAACTGCTTTCCGGGCAAATCATCTCTCAAAGTGCCTTCAGCCGGTTTCTCTCCAAGCCCTTTCAGTGGCTCCGGTTCTCTTTGGGCAGATTTGCCAGGTTACAAGAAAATACGGATAGCAGGCTGACCGACGGCGATATCATTGCCTTAGACGATACCAAAATTGAGCATCCTCACGGTAAAAAAATCCCCTTTCTCTGTTGGCTCTTTGACAGTTCGGATAAGCGCCATGTATGGTGTATTAATCTTGTGTCGACCCTGGCTATCTTAAAGAATGGTCTTGAATATCCCATGTTATGGCGCTTTTGGGTTAAAACCGGTCAGGAGAATGAAAAACAAAGCAAGCTTGATCTTGCTAAACAGATGCTCGCAGAGGCTCGTCAGCTGAACAAGGCCAGACTATGGGTAGCCATGGATCGCTGGTTTTTGTGTAAAAAGTTCCTGAACTGGCTGATGGGTCAAAATTTTGACTGGGTTACCAAAGCCAAACGTAACACAGCGCTATTCAGGAAAATCTACGACCCGGTACTAGGAAAGGAACGCTACATTAAACTTAATCCGAAGCAACTGCTGCGAGAAGTTTATTCCCAGCTTCGGGTCCTTGGCAAAGAATCGGTTCTCAGTATTCCGGACATTTACATCAAAATGCCCTATGAGACCTTAACACGCAAGGGAAAACCCATTACTAGACAACGTTTTTTACCCATAGCTGCCATTGCAGCCACTTATGAGAAGCAGGCTGTCGAGGGCAGCATAGTTCTTCCGGAGGAAGAATGCCCAGCAACCTTCAAGGATGCGTATCTCCTGATAAGCAATCGCGTAGATACGCCGGAAGAAGCTGCAACTGCCTATGTTAAACGATGGAGAATAGAAGTTTTTTACCGCACCGCTAAACAGAATCTTGGTTTAACATCTTGCTATGCTCAGTCTGAAACAGCTCATTTCGCACATGTGGAGCTCTTGTTTACAGCGAAGACCCTTCTTTGTTATGCCTCTTGGGAGTGCAATAAAGAAGGCGCCGAACAAGCCCCCTCCCTCTGCGAAGTGATAAGGTACTTCTTCAACGCCGGTTGTCGGATCCGCTGTTGCGAGCAGTTGATCCAAGTCTATTTTGACACGGCAACCCAGCGTTTTTCAAGGCTTATTGATAAATTCTGGCCACATTCTTTGGAACTTAGGTTATGGGATTGGGAAAATTATCCTGAAACTGCATAA
- a CDS encoding Ada metal-binding domain-containing protein: MQSNTKTFEDLLKAISNKGLKITSPVPGTKYSLGEAEFTILAPNGSGYKDVNDYSVVVKLQFGKTSFLLTGDAGVQPEGEMLSKGFNLKVDLLKVGHHGSRYSTSTDFLKAVSPQFAVISVGKDNPYGHPAPETIKKITNARIQLYRTDELGTIIATSDGDIIKIDKKASPVKAQAPPQTVGVDKGESKQAAKASDYSYIGNKNSKKFHLPICGSLPAEQNRIYFKTRGEAISAGYEPCKICKP; the protein is encoded by the coding sequence GTGCAAAGTAATACAAAAACTTTTGAAGATTTACTTAAGGCTATCTCAAACAAAGGTCTTAAGATAACTTCACCAGTGCCAGGCACTAAATATTCGCTCGGAGAAGCTGAATTTACAATACTTGCTCCCAACGGTTCCGGTTATAAGGATGTCAACGATTATTCTGTGGTTGTCAAATTGCAGTTTGGAAAAACATCGTTTTTGTTGACAGGAGATGCAGGTGTTCAACCAGAAGGGGAGATGCTTTCAAAGGGTTTTAATTTAAAAGTAGACCTTTTAAAAGTCGGTCACCACGGTAGTCGTTATTCAACATCAACAGATTTCTTGAAAGCTGTAAGCCCTCAATTTGCTGTAATATCGGTTGGAAAGGATAACCCTTATGGCCATCCGGCACCAGAAACAATTAAGAAAATTACCAATGCAAGAATTCAACTTTACAGGACGGATGAGTTGGGAACCATCATTGCCACTAGCGATGGAGATATAATAAAAATAGATAAGAAGGCCTCTCCTGTAAAAGCTCAAGCACCTCCTCAAACGGTAGGAGTAGACAAGGGAGAATCAAAACAGGCAGCAAAAGCTTCAGATTATAGTTATATTGGGAACAAGAACTCAAAGAAGTTTCATTTGCCTATTTGCGGTTCATTGCCGGCAGAACAAAACAGGATTTATTTCAAAACAAGAGGAGAGGCTATTAGTGCAGGTTATGAGCCATGTAAAATATGCAAGCCATAG
- a CDS encoding DUF3006 domain-containing protein, with product MKVIIDRFEGPFAVCEDEERKMINIEKEKLPKEAKEGSVLIIQGDEIEIDYNETENRKNRIKKMMDSLWE from the coding sequence ATGAAGGTGATAATTGACAGGTTTGAAGGGCCATTTGCGGTTTGTGAAGATGAAGAAAGGAAAATGATAAACATTGAGAAGGAAAAACTGCCAAAGGAAGCCAAAGAGGGCTCTGTACTGATCATTCAGGGAGATGAAATTGAAATAGACTACAATGAAACAGAAAATAGAAAAAACAGAATAAAAAAAATGATGGACTCGTTGTGGGAATAG